From a region of the Petrotoga miotherma DSM 10691 genome:
- a CDS encoding HPP family protein: MNEISNIFEKFKKNWKKYVFQSLLATITIFFILLILNVQDRPIIVSSLGASTFIVFAMPQSMVAKARNLVGGHAVGFICGSIFSFLLNGNFVFSNLSYALAVGLSIFLMVVIDTEHPPAAGTALSLSITGFSLNAVLCVFISVAILAVAHHFLKPYMIDLI; the protein is encoded by the coding sequence TTGAACGAAATTTCTAATATTTTTGAAAAGTTCAAAAAAAACTGGAAGAAGTATGTTTTTCAAAGTTTGTTGGCTACCATCACGATTTTTTTCATACTTTTGATTTTGAATGTTCAAGACAGGCCAATAATAGTCAGCTCTTTAGGGGCATCGACTTTTATAGTTTTTGCCATGCCACAAAGTATGGTTGCTAAGGCTAGAAACTTGGTGGGTGGGCATGCGGTAGGATTTATATGCGGAAGCATTTTTTCTTTTTTGCTTAACGGTAATTTTGTATTCTCTAATTTATCGTACGCCCTCGCGGTAGGTCTATCAATATTTCTTATGGTTGTCATAGATACAGAACATCCACCAGCTGCCGGTACGGCACTGAGTTTGAGTATAACGGGGTTTAGTTTAAATGCGGTTCTCTGCGTTTTTATAAGTGTGGCAATCTTGGCGGTTGCCCATCATTTTCTAAAACCTTATATGATAGACTTAATTTGA